One Phaseolus vulgaris cultivar G19833 chromosome 2, P. vulgaris v2.0, whole genome shotgun sequence DNA window includes the following coding sequences:
- the LOC137810972 gene encoding protein SMALL AUXIN UP-REGULATED RNA 12-like: MAIRKSNKLPQAIVLKQIVKRCSSFGKKQTYNEEGLPDDVPKGHFAVYVGENRSRYIIPISWLAYPQFQSLLQRAEEEFGFNHDMGLTIPCDEVVFESLTSMMR; encoded by the coding sequence ATGGCCATAAGAAAATCCAATAAACTACCACAAGCTATTGTTCTCAAGCAAATAGTCAAGAGATGCTCAAGTTTTGGTAAGAAGCAGACCTACAATGAAGAGGGTCTTCCTGATGATGTGCCAAAAGGCCATTTTGCGGTCTATGTTGGGGAGAACAGGAGCAGATACATTATCCCAATCTCATGGCTGGCTTATCCCCAGTTTCAAAGTCTGCTCCAAAGAGCTGAGGAAGAGTTTGGTTTCAACCATGACATGGGACTTACCATACCCTGTGATGAAGTTGTATTTGAGTCCTTAACCTCCATGATGAGATAA
- the LOC137810977 gene encoding large ribosomal subunit protein uL2x has translation MGRVIRAQRKGAGSVFKSHTHHRKGPARFRSLDFGERNGYLKGVVTDIIHDPGRGAPLAKVTFRHPFRYKKQTELFVSAEGLYTGQFLYCGKKATLVVGNVLPLRSIPEGAVICNVEHHVGDRGVFARASGDYAIVISHNPDNDTSRIKLPSGSKKIVPSACRAMIGQVAGGGRTEKPLLKAGNAYHKFRVKRNCWPKVRGVAMNPVEHPHGGGNHQHIGHASTVRRDAPPGQKVGLIAARRTGRLRGQAAATASKADKTT, from the exons ATGGGAAGGGTAATTCGCGCACAGCGTAAGGGTGCGGGCTCCGTTTTCAAGTCCCACACCCACCACCGCAAGGGTCCGGCGAGGTTCCGCAGCCTCGATTTCGGCGAACGCAATGGCTACCTGAAGGGAGTGGTCACCGACATCATCCACGACCCCGGTCGCGGTGCCCCTCTCGCCAAGGTCACTTTCCGCCATCCCTTCCGCTACAAGAAGCAGACGGAACTCTTCGTTTCTGCCGAAGGTCTATATACTGGGCAGTTCCTCTACTGCGGCAAGAAGGCCACTCTCGTGGTTGGCAACGTCTTGCCCCTCCGATCCATCCCCGAGGGTGCTGTCATCTGCAACGTTGAACACCACGTTGGTGATCGCGGTGTCTTCGCCAGAGCATCCGGTGACTACGCCATTGTTATCAGCCACAACCCCGATAATGACACCTCTAG GATCAAGCTTCCTTCTGGTTCAAAGAAGATTGTGCCGAGTGCATGTAGGGCAATGATTGGGCAAGTTGCAGGTGGAGGGAGAACTGAGAAGCCTCTTCTTAAGGCTGGTAATGCTTACCACAAGTTTAGAGTGAAGAGAAACTGCTGGCCTAAGGTGCGTGGTGTGGCTATGAACCCAGTTGAGCATCCTCATGGAGGAGGTAACCACCAGCACATTGGGCATGCTAGTACTGTCAGGCGTGATGCTCCTCCTGGCCAGAAGGTTGGTCTCATTGCTGCCAGGAGGACTGGTCGTCTTAGGGGGCAAGCTGCTGCCACTGCTTCTAAAGCTGACAAGACTACTTAA